In a genomic window of Melitaea cinxia chromosome 27, ilMelCinx1.1, whole genome shotgun sequence:
- the LOC123667271 gene encoding RNA exonuclease 4-like → MAAVSLACRTSCEMVGSGNQSMLARVTIVNVDGNVVLDEYVKPTAEVTDYRSCYSGIKKSHLENGSNFSTVRNKVLSLINGCILVGHSLHFDLVALNIYHPEYNRRDLAEFENFKSTINYIGYEASSRKEICELFAKYFSSDYSNNSANCAQHSDFLNYPEPNDSINFLAVNEHQIKLKIKNIDEHKGSGPDVQPACQLAKKYLGRTIQNGEHDASEDAKDCMDLSLFFP, encoded by the exons CATGTCGCACGTCCTGTGAAATGGTCGGGAGTGGGAACCAGAGTATGCTGGCTCGTGTAACCATCGTCAATGTAGATGGAAACGTGGTTTTAGACGAGTACGTGAAGCCTACAGCTGAAGTCACCGATTACAGAAGTTGCTACAGCGGAATTAAGAAGAGTCATCTAGAAAATGGAAGTAACTTCTCCACAGTTAGAAACAAAGTGCTTAGTCTTATAAATGGGTGTATTCTGGTGGGGCACTCTCTGCATTTCGATCTCGTCGCGCTGAATATCTACCATCCAGAGTATAATCGCAGAGATCTGGCAGAGTTTGAGAACTTCAAAAGCACCATCAATTATATAGGTTATGAAGCATCTAGCAGAAAAGAAATATGCGAATTATTTGCGAAATACTTTAGTTCTGATTACTCTAATAACTCGGCCAATTGCGCTCAACATTCAGACTTTCTAAACTATCCAGAACCTAATGATTCCATTAATTTTTTGGCCGTAAATGAACATCAAATcaagcttaaaattaaaaatattgatgaaCACAAGGGATCGGGACCGGACG TACAACCAGCTTGTCA ACTCGCCAAAAAGTATTTGGGAAGAACCATTCAAAATGGCGAGCATGATGCTTCAGAAGACGCTAAAGATTGCATGGACTTGTCTTTATTTTTCCCATAA